The segment CGCCCTGGTGGGCGGGGAGCTCTACCGGCGGGCCGGCGCCTGGAAGTTCCGGGCCGTCGGCCAGGGGTACGCGAGCGGCCTCGCGGGACTGGCGACGGACTACGGCATCACCGTGGACGACGCCCCGCCGGCCCCGACACCCCCTCAGGCCCGGGTGCCCGGGCGGTCTTCCGCGCCGGCTCCCGCCCCGGCCCGGCCCCCGGCCGCGCCCACGTCCTGGCCCGCGTCCGCGCCGAACCCCTCCCCGGCCCCGGTCCCGGCCCCCGAGCCGGTACGGCCCTTGGCTCCGGCGGCCACGCGAGCTCCGGCCCCAGCCCCGGCCACGCTCCCCGGTACCGGCCCGGCGCCCGCCGAGGCCGTCGTACGCCTGGTCAAGGGCGAGGAGTGGCTCCCGCCGGAGATGCGCGAGCGCCTCTCGCTGCGCAAGGAGCAGGTGGCCGTCAGCCTCCGCAAGGCCGGCGCCACCGACGTCACCGCCCGTGTCGTCCTCGTGCTCGACGCCTCCGGTTCGATGAGCACCCTCTACGCCCGCGGCACCGTGGCGGGCGTGGTGGAGCGGATGGCCGCGGTCGCCGCGCAGCTGGACGACGACGGCGAGATGCAGGCCTGGACCTTCGCCACCAACCCCGCCCGGCTGCCCGACCTCGCCATCGGCGACCTCCCGGAGTGGCTGCGGCTGCACGTGCGCGTCGGCCAGATGAGCCTCTTCGGCCGCAACAAGCCGCCCAAGGGCCTGCTCCCCGGCCAGGTGGACATGCGGCAGGTGGGATTCCAGAACGAGGAACAGAAGGTCATCGCCGAGGTACGCGCCTTCGTCCGGGCCCACCCGGTGCCCGCGCCCACCCTCGTCCTGTTCTTCTCCGACGGCGGGGTCTACCGCAACGCCGAGATCGAGCGGGAGCTGCGGGAGGCCGTGGAGGAGCCGGTGTTCTGGCAGTTCGTCGGCCTCGGCAGGGCCGGCTTCGGCGTGCTGGAACGCTTCGGCACCATGCCCGGCCGCCGGGTCGACAACGTCGGCTTCTTCGCCGTGGACGACATCGACCGGATCCCGGACCCCGAGCTGTACGACCGGCTCCTGTCGGAGTTCCCCTCCTGGATCCGCGCCGCCCGGCAGGCGGGCATCCTGCGCTGAGCCTCCCGGCCCCCGCTGGCGCGGGCATCGGACGGACCCCTTGACCCAGGGCTGGTCCAGACCAATCATGGGGCGTCCGCCCGTTCGCTCGCGCCCCACCGGGAGCCTTCGTTGAGACTGCGTCAGCATGCCCTCCGCCGCTTAAGCGCGGCCTGCGCCACCCTCGCCACCGCCGCCGGACTGCTCGCCGCCGCCGGCGCCGGGCCCGCCCAGGCGGCCACTCCCCGCGCGGCCACCCCACTGCCCGCGCACGTCTTCGCCCCCTACTTCGAGGCGTACTCCTCCGACAGCCCCGCCGACCTCGCGCAGAAGTCCGGTGCGAAGTACCTGACGATGGCCTTCGTCCAGACCGAGGCCAAGGGCTCCTGCACCCCGTACTGGAACGGCTCCACCCAGCAGCCCGTCGCCGACTCCGTCTTCGGCGCCGACTTCGCCGCGATCCGCGCGCGCGGCGGCGACGTCATCCCCTCCTTCGGCGGCTACGCGGCCGACAGCGGGGGCACCGAGATCGCCGACAGCTGCACCAGCGTCGACTCGATCGCCGCCGCCTACCAGAAGCTCGTCACCACCTACGACGTCAGCCGCCTCGACATGGACATCGAGGACAAGTCCCTGACCGACAAGGCGGCCGTCGACCGCCGCAACCAGGCGATCAAGAAGCTGCAGGACTGGGCCGCCGCCTCCGGCCGCCCCCTCCAGATCTCCTACACCCTCCCCACCACCACGAGCGGACTCGCGAGCAGCGGACTGGCCGTCCTCAAGAGCGCCAAGGCCGCCGGGGCCAGGCTCGACGTGGTCAACCTGATGACCTTCGACTACTACGACGGCGCCGCCCACGACATGGCCGCCGACACCCGCACCGCCGCCACCGGCCTCCACGACCAGCTGGCCGCCCTCTACCCGGACCGGACCCCCGCGCAGCTGTGGGGCATGATCGGCGTCACCGAGATGCCGGGCATCGACGACTACGGCCCCGCCGAGACCTTCACCACCGCCAACGCCACCGCCGTCTACGACTGGGCGGTGTCCAAGGGCATCAACACCCTCTCCTTCTGGGCCCTCCAGCGCGACAACGGCGGCTGCCCCGGCACCGGCGGCTCCGACACCTGCTCCGGCATCGCCCAGGACCCCTGGTACTTCACCCGCACCTTCGCCCCGTTCACCGGCGGCGGCGGACCGGCCGCCGACGACTTCTCGGTCTCCGTGGCCCCCGGCTCCGCCTCCGTCGCCCCCGGCGGGACCGCCACCGCCACCGTCTCCACCCAGGTGACCTCCGGTGCGGCCCAGCCCCTCGCGCTGACCGTCTCCGGGGCCCCCGCCGGCGTCACCGCCACCCTCACCCCCGACTCGGTCACCGCCGGGGCCACCGCGAAGCTCACGGTCGCCGCCTCGGCCACCGCCGCACCCGGCACCTACCCGCTCACCGTCACCGCCGCCGGGAAGACCAGCCACGGCGCCGCCTTCACCCTCACCGTCTCCGGCCCGGGCGGCGGCAGCGGCGCCCTCGTCAACGGCGGCTTCGAGAGCGGCTCCCTGGCCCCCTGGACCTGCGAGAACGGCGGCGCGGTCGTGACGGCCCCGGTCCACGCGGGCACGTACGCCCTCCAGGGCAACCCCGACTCCGCCCACACCGGCGAATGCGCCCAGACCCTCACCCTGGCCCCCAACACCGCCTACGCCCTCAGCGGCTGGGTCCAGGGCAGCTACGCCTACCTGGGCGTCCGGGGCGGGGCCAACGCCAGCA is part of the Streptomyces katrae genome and harbors:
- a CDS encoding glycosyl hydrolase family 18 protein, giving the protein MRLRQHALRRLSAACATLATAAGLLAAAGAGPAQAATPRAATPLPAHVFAPYFEAYSSDSPADLAQKSGAKYLTMAFVQTEAKGSCTPYWNGSTQQPVADSVFGADFAAIRARGGDVIPSFGGYAADSGGTEIADSCTSVDSIAAAYQKLVTTYDVSRLDMDIEDKSLTDKAAVDRRNQAIKKLQDWAAASGRPLQISYTLPTTTSGLASSGLAVLKSAKAAGARLDVVNLMTFDYYDGAAHDMAADTRTAATGLHDQLAALYPDRTPAQLWGMIGVTEMPGIDDYGPAETFTTANATAVYDWAVSKGINTLSFWALQRDNGGCPGTGGSDTCSGIAQDPWYFTRTFAPFTGGGGPAADDFSVSVAPGSASVAPGGTATATVSTQVTSGAAQPLALTVSGAPAGVTATLTPDSVTAGATAKLTVAASATAAPGTYPLTVTAAGKTSHGAAFTLTVSGPGGGSGALVNGGFESGSLAPWTCENGGAVVTAPVHAGTYALQGNPDSAHTGECAQTLTLAPNTAYALSGWVQGSYAYLGVRGGANASTWTSATGWTKLTVPFTTGASGTVTVYLHGWYAQGPVRGDDFAVNQAG
- a CDS encoding VWA domain-containing protein, with amino-acid sequence MSKGANLPVAAASVRAVLGWSAGPGVPDVDASALLLTGRGRVRSDGDFVFYNQPGHASGAVRHAGKRPGADALEVDLAALEPDIERVLLCASADGGTFGQVPGLRLRLLDAVSGAEVAHFPMEAGPETALVGGELYRRAGAWKFRAVGQGYASGLAGLATDYGITVDDAPPAPTPPQARVPGRSSAPAPAPARPPAAPTSWPASAPNPSPAPVPAPEPVRPLAPAATRAPAPAPATLPGTGPAPAEAVVRLVKGEEWLPPEMRERLSLRKEQVAVSLRKAGATDVTARVVLVLDASGSMSTLYARGTVAGVVERMAAVAAQLDDDGEMQAWTFATNPARLPDLAIGDLPEWLRLHVRVGQMSLFGRNKPPKGLLPGQVDMRQVGFQNEEQKVIAEVRAFVRAHPVPAPTLVLFFSDGGVYRNAEIERELREAVEEPVFWQFVGLGRAGFGVLERFGTMPGRRVDNVGFFAVDDIDRIPDPELYDRLLSEFPSWIRAARQAGILR